One region of Haloprofundus salilacus genomic DNA includes:
- the aglF gene encoding UTP--glucose-1-phosphate uridylyltransferase AglF, which yields MKAVVLAAGKGTRLRPLTDDKPKGMVEVNDKPILTHCFEQLAELGVEEFIVVVGYKKEVIISHYGDSFDGIPITYSHQREQNGLAHALLTVEEHIDDDFILMLGDNIFQANLGDVVRRQREERADAAFLVEEVPWEEASRYGVCNTNPYGEITDVVEKPEDPPSNLVMTGFYTFTPAIFHACHLVQPSDRGEYEISDAVNLLIQSGRTIDVLRLKGWRVDVGYPEDREKAERLLRDEADVETTEDVEQISVEQSSAE from the coding sequence ATGAAGGCAGTAGTGCTCGCAGCCGGTAAAGGAACGCGACTCCGCCCGCTGACGGACGACAAACCGAAGGGGATGGTCGAGGTAAACGACAAGCCGATTCTGACCCACTGTTTCGAACAGCTCGCCGAACTCGGCGTCGAGGAGTTCATCGTCGTCGTCGGCTACAAAAAGGAAGTCATCATCAGCCACTACGGCGACTCCTTCGACGGGATTCCCATAACGTACTCCCACCAGCGCGAGCAGAACGGGCTGGCGCACGCGCTTTTGACCGTCGAAGAGCACATCGACGACGACTTCATTCTGATGCTCGGCGACAACATCTTCCAGGCGAACCTCGGCGACGTGGTGAGACGCCAACGGGAGGAGCGCGCCGACGCCGCGTTTCTGGTCGAGGAGGTACCGTGGGAGGAGGCGAGTCGCTACGGCGTCTGCAACACCAATCCGTACGGTGAAATAACCGACGTCGTCGAGAAACCCGAAGACCCGCCGTCGAATCTCGTGATGACCGGCTTCTACACGTTCACGCCGGCGATCTTCCACGCCTGTCACCTCGTCCAGCCGTCGGACCGCGGCGAGTACGAGATAAGCGACGCGGTGAACCTCCTCATCCAGAGCGGCCGCACCATCGACGTGTTGCGTCTCAAGGGCTGGCGCGTCGACGTCGGCTACCCGGAAGACCGCGAGAAGGCCGAACGGTTGCTTCGCGACGAAGCCGACGTGGAGACGACCGAAGATGTCGAACAGATCTCGGTCGAACAGTCATCCGCCGAGTAG
- the aglM gene encoding UDP-glucose 6-dehydrogenase AglM translates to MKVSVIGSGYVGTTLAACLADLGHEVTNVDIDEDAVAAIEDGVAPIHERGLDELVAEYGGTRLRATTDYATASKANIVFIALPTPTDERGRIDTSIITAGTEQLGEVLGEAEEMPLVVVKSTVTPGTTERELIPALEETSGATAGEEFDVAVNPEFLREGSAVSDFLHPDKVVFGATADRAFETLDELYDPLVAQTDTTVVRTGVREAEMIKYANNAFLASKISLINELGNICKEFGVDAYEVADAIGLDERIGSQFLRSGVGWGGSCFPKDVAALIAAARETGYEPELLEAVVGVNDRQPERLLSLLDDHVDVEGERVAVLGLAFKSGTDDVRSSRAIPTIEGLLNRGADVVGYDPVAAENMRAQFPDIEYAESAADALDGAIAAVVVTDWDEFAALDGEFDAMKRPVVVDGRRIVEPRDGIEYEGLTW, encoded by the coding sequence ATGAAGGTCAGCGTCATCGGGAGTGGATATGTCGGGACGACGCTCGCGGCGTGCCTCGCCGACCTCGGACACGAGGTCACGAACGTCGACATCGACGAGGACGCCGTCGCGGCCATCGAAGACGGCGTCGCCCCAATCCACGAGCGGGGGTTGGACGAACTCGTCGCCGAGTACGGCGGTACTCGACTGCGGGCAACGACGGATTACGCAACCGCCTCGAAGGCCAACATCGTTTTTATCGCGCTCCCGACGCCGACGGACGAGCGCGGACGCATCGATACGTCGATCATCACGGCGGGCACCGAGCAACTCGGCGAAGTGCTCGGTGAGGCCGAGGAGATGCCGCTGGTCGTCGTCAAGAGTACCGTGACGCCGGGGACGACGGAGCGAGAGCTGATTCCGGCGCTCGAAGAGACGTCGGGTGCGACAGCCGGCGAGGAGTTCGACGTGGCCGTCAACCCCGAGTTCCTCCGCGAGGGGAGCGCGGTGAGCGATTTCCTCCACCCGGACAAAGTCGTCTTCGGCGCGACGGCCGACCGCGCGTTCGAGACGCTCGACGAACTGTACGACCCGCTGGTGGCGCAGACCGACACGACGGTCGTCCGAACCGGCGTCCGGGAGGCGGAGATGATAAAGTACGCCAACAACGCGTTTCTGGCCTCGAAGATCAGCCTCATCAACGAACTCGGGAACATCTGCAAGGAGTTCGGCGTCGACGCCTACGAGGTGGCCGACGCCATCGGTCTCGACGAGCGAATCGGCTCGCAGTTCCTCCGCAGCGGCGTCGGGTGGGGCGGGTCGTGCTTCCCGAAGGACGTGGCCGCGCTCATCGCCGCCGCCCGGGAGACGGGCTACGAACCCGAACTGCTCGAAGCGGTCGTCGGCGTCAACGACCGCCAGCCCGAACGACTGCTCTCGCTTCTGGACGACCACGTCGACGTCGAGGGCGAACGGGTCGCCGTTCTCGGCCTGGCGTTCAAATCCGGCACCGACGACGTGCGGAGTTCGCGGGCGATACCGACCATCGAGGGCCTGCTCAACCGGGGGGCGGACGTCGTCGGCTACGACCCGGTCGCCGCCGAGAACATGCGTGCGCAGTTTCCCGACATCGAGTACGCCGAGAGCGCCGCCGACGCGCTTGACGGGGCGATAGCCGCCGTCGTCGTCACCGACTGGGACGAGTTCGCGGCGCTCGACGGCGAGTTCGACGCGATGAAGCGCCCGGTCGTCGTCGATGGCCGCCGAATCGTCGAACCGCGCGACGGCATCGAGTACGAGGGACTCACGTGGTGA
- a CDS encoding HpcH/HpaI aldolase family protein, translated as MTNARTNALQETVDSGGVALGVLDGLYNPDVVELCGDLGVDFVWHDLEHAGPSPWDATTLSNLLRAADATDTELLVRIPVTEPALMRKVLDAGVRNVFLSRVRSAAELREAVRAARFEYDGEPGQRGLAAPRASRWGLADDYPATEDEEIFVGVTVENQRAVDEIDEILAVPELGFVFVGPYDLSVGTGHPGEVDHEEVQSRVETIRDATLDSDVALGGLGFGMDDVNDKAEQGYQILNVGSTMAGVSEMVSSRLEAFEGER; from the coding sequence ATGACGAACGCACGAACGAACGCGCTCCAAGAGACGGTCGATTCCGGCGGCGTCGCCCTCGGCGTGCTCGACGGACTGTACAATCCCGACGTGGTCGAACTCTGCGGCGACCTCGGCGTCGACTTCGTCTGGCACGACCTCGAACACGCGGGACCGAGTCCGTGGGACGCGACGACGCTGTCGAACCTCCTGCGCGCCGCGGACGCGACGGACACCGAACTGCTGGTTCGCATCCCAGTCACGGAACCGGCGCTGATGCGCAAGGTGCTGGACGCGGGCGTCCGCAACGTGTTCCTCTCGCGGGTCCGGTCGGCAGCGGAACTCCGCGAGGCGGTCCGCGCCGCGCGCTTCGAGTACGACGGCGAACCCGGTCAACGGGGACTGGCCGCCCCGCGCGCGAGTCGGTGGGGCCTCGCCGACGATTACCCGGCGACCGAGGACGAGGAGATTTTCGTCGGCGTCACCGTTGAGAACCAGCGGGCGGTGGACGAGATCGACGAAATCCTCGCGGTTCCGGAGCTCGGCTTCGTCTTCGTCGGCCCGTACGACCTCTCGGTCGGCACCGGCCACCCCGGCGAGGTTGACCACGAGGAGGTGCAATCGCGCGTGGAGACGATCCGCGACGCGACGCTCGACAGCGACGTGGCACTCGGGGGGCTGGGTTTCGGGATGGACGACGTGAACGACAAGGCCGAGCAGGGCTACCAGATCCTGAACGTCGGCAGCACCATGGCCGGCGTCTCGGAGATGGTCTCCTCGCGACTCGAGGCGTTCGAGGGCGAGCGGTAG
- a CDS encoding NADH-ubiquinone oxidoreductase-F iron-sulfur binding region domain-containing protein gives MTDHTEPSTVVRVCVGSATDGARATADAAQAAAGDVRVVEVGPTGVGDDAPLVLVTQGGETAFYRDCGPERATRVVEALEAGSETEAGDVTVEHDAERRMLPVPETGPLSVGARRVLGRCGWIDPTDIGASDEWAVDAVGDDADAAMERVREVGLLGRGRGEATPDEPVAEEWSVARETAGDPVLVVNANESDRRNDTDRTLVEGDPASVLDGALAVAELVGVEISDIVVYLNEADALAGDRLNAAVDLLVDARGLDAEPQVVAGPDKYIAGEPTMALESLEGNDRLEARLRPPSPARHGLYGRPTLVHTPRTLAQVRELLLRPEGFDAADADPGTRLVTVTGDVDAPVTVELPTGGSLSTAVDAVGFAGPLKMACVGGQFGGFTRTLDHTPSAPALAGAELGTEGVVELFDDSHCALAMAGSRSRFARDENCGRCVPCREGSKQLLSKLRGVYDGEFDDDGLRELARVMRGTSTCAFGSSAARTVTTAMDEFETEFRAHVDGRCPSGACEEV, from the coding sequence ATGACAGACCACACGGAACCGAGCACCGTCGTCCGCGTCTGCGTCGGGAGCGCGACAGACGGGGCGAGAGCCACAGCGGACGCCGCACAGGCGGCCGCGGGCGACGTACGCGTCGTCGAAGTCGGCCCAACAGGGGTCGGCGACGACGCACCGCTCGTACTGGTGACGCAGGGAGGTGAGACGGCGTTCTACCGCGACTGCGGACCGGAGCGGGCGACGCGCGTCGTCGAAGCGCTCGAAGCCGGATCCGAGACCGAAGCGGGTGACGTGACGGTCGAACACGACGCCGAGCGTCGGATGCTGCCGGTCCCGGAGACCGGACCGCTGTCGGTCGGCGCGCGACGCGTTCTCGGACGCTGCGGCTGGATCGACCCGACCGACATCGGCGCCTCCGACGAGTGGGCGGTCGACGCGGTCGGCGACGACGCCGACGCCGCGATGGAACGCGTCCGGGAAGTCGGCCTACTGGGCCGCGGCCGCGGCGAGGCGACGCCCGACGAACCCGTCGCGGAGGAGTGGTCCGTCGCCCGCGAGACGGCGGGCGACCCGGTGCTCGTCGTCAACGCCAACGAGAGCGACCGCCGCAACGACACCGACCGGACGCTCGTCGAGGGCGACCCGGCGTCGGTGCTCGACGGCGCGCTCGCCGTCGCCGAACTGGTCGGCGTCGAGATATCGGATATCGTGGTCTACCTCAACGAGGCCGACGCGCTCGCGGGCGACCGGCTGAACGCGGCCGTCGATTTGCTGGTCGACGCGAGAGGTCTCGACGCGGAACCGCAGGTCGTCGCGGGACCCGACAAATACATCGCGGGCGAACCGACGATGGCGCTCGAATCGCTGGAGGGGAACGACCGACTGGAGGCGCGGCTCCGCCCGCCCTCGCCCGCGCGACACGGCCTGTACGGACGACCGACGCTAGTCCACACGCCGCGGACGCTCGCGCAGGTCCGCGAACTCTTGCTCCGTCCCGAGGGGTTCGACGCCGCCGACGCCGACCCCGGAACCCGCCTCGTCACGGTCACCGGCGACGTGGACGCGCCCGTTACGGTCGAACTCCCGACTGGCGGGTCGCTCTCGACAGCCGTCGACGCCGTCGGGTTCGCGGGGCCGCTGAAGATGGCCTGCGTCGGCGGGCAGTTCGGCGGCTTCACCCGTACGCTGGACCACACGCCGAGCGCCCCGGCGCTCGCGGGCGCGGAACTCGGCACCGAGGGCGTCGTCGAACTGTTCGACGACTCTCACTGCGCGCTGGCGATGGCGGGGAGTCGCTCGCGGTTCGCCCGCGACGAGAACTGCGGCCGCTGCGTTCCGTGCCGCGAGGGGTCGAAACAGCTGCTGAGCAAACTTCGAGGCGTCTACGACGGCGAGTTCGACGACGACGGACTCAGAGAGCTGGCGCGGGTGATGCGGGGGACGAGCACCTGCGCGTTCGGGTCGTCGGCCGCGCGCACCGTCACGACGGCGATGGACGAGTTCGAGACCGAGTTCCGCGCCCACGTCGACGGGCGCTGTCCGAGCGGCGCGTGCGAGGAGGTCTGA
- the fdhF gene encoding formate dehydrogenase subunit alpha: MSIENPEDMSNEPSRPGPVDSAPGESLPGVPNVADPRPKTPLTEDFVTGTANDPEVGSTGSEMTTVTVDGEPIALPPGSTLLNAVEALETESDVPALCHYDRDTEQGENVGPRSECRTCMVDTDEHGLVPSCSFPAEDGLTVRTDATEAEEARDVNLDLVLSNHNLRCTTCGQNGRCELQDASIDNGVNEPRYGVFDDRDEYEPLDDTSSVIQIDRNKCILCNRCVEACNDVQVEGVLRIEGQGPDTRIGFQSDAETMADSTCVSCGHCATVCPTGSLVEKGLADTTTIPFPGFTQKNSIGKVIEHHDAETTDTSPSPNRRVPGEFEHLDGECDEEIAERSGVARFMAKAKRGAQSAVSRVTDESLERVEHAAEATAANSLRVGQLFDVAKVISTGRMQRVTKAETTCQYCAVGCRFELYGRDGEVLGVRPADSEATPANDFSTCVKGKFGYEFVNSPNRLRTPLVKEDGEFREASWDEALDLVVKRLSEVQDEHGDDSIAVTSSSKATNEENFLNQKFARQVLATPHVDNCARLCHSSTVAGLKQTLGFGAMTNRINEDIGKTDCYLITGSNTTESHPVLATRIKQNVRDGADLFVFDPRKIGLAEHATQYTRTQPGQDIAWLNGMVRHIIEEDLHDREFIEERTTGFEELKEKVEPFTPEKVEELAGVAPEDLERAAETIANADSCIFGWAMGMTQHAHGTRNVLAITNLALVTGHLGKPRSGVSPFRGQNNVQGGGGDMGPAPHNLPGYQDLTDDDVLDKFEDAWGVRPPSQIGLYLPEQYEAIHDGNIRGMYVMGENPVLSEPDIRDAEEAVEELDFLVVQDIFLTETAEHADVVLPAASAAEKYGTFTNTERRIQMVRPAVSPPGEARTDMEILSDLAGRFGYEWEYDGPADVMDEIASLVPIYGGVGYDRLESKPDGLQWPVRDEDHAGTPYLYEEEFNFDDGLARFVPADYAGPVEMPDEEFPLMLTTGRVLYHWHTGTMTRRVEALMHHVPESFVTIHPKMAEDLGVSDGEYVRVASRRGDIVVKANVEETSDPGVVFVPMHFAQGAVNELTQAELDSTSFIPEYKVTSVRIAPLGTDPDEEPLTHERPDFGADADEDPERAGADDD; the protein is encoded by the coding sequence ATGAGCATCGAAAATCCGGAAGATATGAGCAACGAACCGAGTAGACCGGGGCCGGTCGACTCCGCCCCCGGCGAATCGCTACCGGGAGTCCCGAACGTCGCCGACCCCCGCCCGAAAACGCCGCTGACCGAGGATTTCGTCACCGGCACCGCCAACGACCCCGAGGTTGGGTCGACGGGTTCGGAGATGACCACCGTCACCGTCGACGGCGAACCCATCGCGCTGCCGCCGGGATCGACGCTGCTCAACGCCGTCGAGGCGCTGGAGACCGAGAGCGACGTCCCCGCGCTCTGTCACTACGACCGCGACACCGAGCAGGGCGAGAACGTCGGTCCCCGCTCGGAGTGTCGGACCTGTATGGTCGACACCGACGAGCACGGTCTTGTCCCCTCGTGCAGCTTCCCCGCCGAGGACGGCCTGACGGTCCGGACCGACGCGACGGAGGCCGAGGAGGCGCGGGACGTGAACCTCGACCTGGTGCTGTCGAACCATAACCTCCGGTGTACGACCTGCGGACAGAACGGCCGCTGCGAACTGCAGGACGCCTCCATCGACAACGGCGTCAACGAACCACGGTACGGCGTCTTCGACGACCGCGACGAGTACGAACCGCTCGACGACACCTCGTCGGTTATCCAGATAGACCGCAACAAGTGCATCCTCTGTAACCGCTGCGTCGAGGCCTGCAACGACGTGCAGGTCGAGGGCGTCCTCCGAATCGAGGGGCAGGGACCGGACACCCGAATCGGTTTTCAGAGCGACGCGGAGACGATGGCCGACTCGACGTGCGTCTCCTGTGGGCACTGCGCGACGGTCTGTCCGACGGGGTCGCTCGTGGAGAAGGGACTCGCCGACACGACGACGATCCCCTTCCCCGGATTCACTCAGAAGAACTCCATCGGGAAGGTCATCGAACACCACGACGCGGAGACGACCGACACCTCGCCGTCGCCGAACCGCCGCGTCCCCGGCGAGTTCGAGCATCTCGATGGCGAGTGCGACGAAGAGATAGCGGAGAGATCCGGCGTCGCGCGGTTCATGGCCAAGGCGAAGCGGGGCGCGCAGTCCGCGGTCAGCCGTGTCACCGACGAGTCGCTGGAGCGGGTCGAACACGCCGCGGAGGCGACGGCGGCGAACTCGCTGAGAGTCGGCCAACTGTTCGACGTGGCCAAGGTCATAAGCACCGGGCGGATGCAACGCGTCACGAAGGCCGAGACGACCTGCCAGTACTGCGCCGTCGGCTGTCGATTCGAACTCTACGGCAGGGACGGCGAGGTGCTCGGCGTCCGCCCGGCCGACTCGGAGGCGACGCCGGCCAACGACTTCTCGACCTGCGTCAAGGGGAAGTTCGGCTACGAGTTCGTCAACAGTCCGAACCGCCTGAGAACGCCGCTCGTCAAGGAGGACGGCGAGTTCCGCGAGGCCTCGTGGGACGAGGCGCTCGATCTGGTCGTCAAGCGGCTCTCGGAGGTTCAGGACGAGCACGGCGACGATTCGATCGCCGTCACGTCGTCGTCGAAGGCGACGAATGAGGAGAACTTCCTCAACCAGAAGTTCGCCCGGCAGGTGCTCGCGACGCCGCACGTCGACAACTGCGCGCGCCTCTGTCACTCGTCGACCGTCGCGGGGTTGAAACAGACGCTCGGCTTCGGCGCGATGACCAACCGCATCAACGAGGATATCGGCAAGACCGACTGCTATCTCATCACGGGGTCGAACACGACCGAGAGTCACCCCGTGCTGGCGACGCGCATCAAGCAGAACGTCCGCGACGGCGCGGACCTGTTCGTCTTCGACCCGCGCAAAATCGGTCTCGCCGAGCACGCCACCCAGTACACGCGGACGCAACCCGGACAGGACATCGCGTGGCTCAACGGGATGGTCCGTCACATCATCGAAGAGGATCTCCACGACCGCGAGTTCATCGAGGAGCGCACGACCGGCTTCGAGGAACTGAAGGAGAAGGTCGAACCGTTCACCCCCGAGAAGGTCGAGGAACTGGCGGGCGTCGCCCCCGAGGACCTCGAGCGCGCCGCCGAGACCATCGCGAACGCCGACTCTTGCATCTTCGGCTGGGCGATGGGGATGACCCAGCACGCTCACGGGACGCGGAACGTGCTCGCAATCACCAACCTCGCGCTCGTTACAGGCCACCTCGGCAAACCCCGGTCAGGCGTCTCGCCGTTCCGCGGGCAGAACAACGTGCAGGGCGGCGGCGGCGACATGGGGCCCGCGCCGCACAACCTCCCCGGCTACCAGGACCTCACCGACGATGACGTGCTCGACAAGTTCGAGGACGCGTGGGGCGTCCGCCCGCCATCACAGATCGGTCTCTACCTGCCCGAACAGTACGAGGCCATCCACGACGGCAACATCCGCGGGATGTACGTAATGGGCGAGAACCCGGTGCTGTCGGAACCGGACATCCGCGACGCCGAGGAGGCCGTCGAAGAACTCGACTTCCTCGTCGTGCAGGACATCTTCCTCACCGAGACCGCCGAGCACGCCGACGTGGTGCTGCCCGCGGCGTCCGCCGCCGAGAAGTACGGCACGTTCACGAACACTGAGCGTCGCATCCAGATGGTCCGACCCGCCGTCTCGCCGCCGGGTGAGGCCCGCACCGACATGGAGATTCTCTCGGATCTCGCCGGACGCTTCGGCTACGAGTGGGAGTACGACGGTCCCGCCGACGTGATGGACGAGATCGCGTCGCTCGTCCCCATCTACGGCGGCGTCGGCTACGACCGCCTCGAATCGAAGCCCGACGGTCTCCAGTGGCCCGTCCGGGACGAGGACCACGCCGGCACGCCGTATCTCTACGAGGAGGAGTTCAACTTCGACGACGGTCTGGCGCGGTTCGTCCCCGCGGACTACGCCGGCCCCGTCGAGATGCCCGACGAGGAGTTCCCGCTGATGCTCACCACGGGACGGGTGCTCTACCACTGGCACACGGGGACGATGACCCGGCGTGTCGAGGCGCTGATGCACCACGTCCCCGAGAGCTTCGTCACCATCCACCCGAAGATGGCTGAAGACCTCGGCGTCTCCGACGGCGAGTACGTCCGCGTCGCCTCCCGGCGCGGCGACATCGTCGTGAAGGCGAACGTCGAGGAGACCTCCGACCCCGGCGTCGTTTTCGTCCCGATGCACTTCGCGCAGGGGGCGGTCAACGAACTCACGCAGGCCGAACTCGACTCGACGTCGTTCATCCCCGAGTACAAGGTGACGAGCGTCCGCATCGCGCCGCTGGGTACCGACCCCGACGAGGAGCCGCTGACCCACGAACGGCCCGACTTCGGCGCGGACGCCGATGAGGACCCCGAGCGCGCCGGCGCGGACGACGACTGA
- a CDS encoding cobyric acid synthase — MARTLLVAGTASHVGKSTVAAGLCRHLADRGVAVAPFKAQNMSNNARAVPRSPALLDGGGRGDAENECDAFGEIGVSQFVQARAARVAPTTDHNPVLLKPRGDGESQLVVDGVAVGHFAAGSYYDDHWRCARDAAKAAHARLASDREVVVAEGAGSIAEINLHHRDLANVETARLTDADILLVADIERGGVFASLVGTLELLPDDLRERVVGAVITKFRGDVSLLDPGLDAFEKRTGVPVLGVLPYDDPGLPEEDSVSLPPADERTVVGDGDGVTDDAAVTVAVPRLPRISNFTDLEPLVAEPGVRVAYVPPSDGLDDADAVVLPGTKNTVDDLLALREAGFGDALAAFHGPIVGLCGGYQLLGERITNAGVESADEATADEIPGFGLLRVETTFSTEKRVEQSTLRLSGVGPLSGVDGEVSGYEIHAGETRAVETADVLDGTDAVETPFSRDGAASVALGAASGRVLGTYLHGLFENESAREAFVDSVFESAERERPAAIYDGSRSPYDRAAALVADHVDLAALGLPE; from the coding sequence ATGGCCCGAACGCTACTCGTCGCCGGAACCGCCTCCCACGTCGGCAAGAGCACCGTCGCCGCCGGTCTCTGCCGCCACCTCGCCGACCGCGGCGTCGCCGTCGCGCCGTTCAAGGCGCAGAACATGAGCAACAACGCGCGTGCGGTCCCGCGGTCGCCCGCTCTCCTCGACGGGGGCGGCAGAGGCGACGCGGAGAACGAGTGCGACGCCTTCGGCGAAATCGGCGTCTCGCAGTTCGTCCAGGCGCGGGCCGCCCGCGTCGCGCCGACGACGGACCACAACCCCGTGCTCTTGAAACCCCGCGGCGACGGCGAGTCGCAACTCGTCGTCGACGGCGTCGCCGTCGGCCACTTCGCCGCCGGGAGTTACTACGACGACCACTGGCGCTGCGCCCGCGACGCCGCGAAAGCGGCCCACGCGCGACTCGCGTCCGACCGCGAGGTAGTCGTCGCCGAGGGCGCCGGCTCCATCGCTGAAATCAACCTCCACCACCGAGATCTGGCGAACGTCGAGACGGCCAGACTGACGGACGCCGATATCCTCCTCGTCGCCGACATCGAGCGCGGCGGCGTCTTCGCTAGCCTCGTCGGCACGCTCGAACTGCTCCCCGACGACCTCCGCGAGCGCGTCGTCGGCGCGGTCATCACGAAGTTCCGCGGCGACGTCTCGCTGCTCGACCCCGGCCTCGACGCCTTCGAGAAGCGCACGGGAGTGCCGGTGCTCGGCGTCCTCCCGTATGACGACCCCGGATTGCCCGAGGAAGACAGCGTCTCGCTTCCCCCTGCGGACGAGCGGACGGTCGTCGGCGACGGCGACGGCGTCACCGACGACGCCGCGGTCACGGTCGCCGTCCCGCGTCTGCCGCGCATCTCGAACTTCACCGACCTCGAACCGCTCGTGGCCGAACCCGGCGTGCGCGTCGCCTACGTCCCGCCGTCGGACGGCCTTGACGACGCCGACGCCGTCGTCCTTCCCGGCACGAAGAACACCGTCGACGACCTGCTGGCGCTCCGTGAGGCGGGTTTCGGCGACGCGCTGGCGGCGTTCCACGGCCCGATCGTCGGTCTCTGCGGCGGCTATCAACTACTCGGCGAGCGGATCACGAACGCTGGCGTCGAGAGCGCGGACGAGGCGACGGCCGACGAAATACCGGGGTTCGGCCTACTGCGGGTCGAAACCACCTTTTCGACGGAGAAGCGGGTCGAGCAGTCGACGCTCCGCCTCTCTGGGGTCGGACCGCTCTCGGGCGTCGACGGCGAGGTCTCCGGCTACGAGATTCACGCCGGGGAGACGCGCGCCGTCGAGACGGCCGACGTCCTCGACGGAACCGACGCGGTCGAGACGCCGTTCTCGCGTGACGGCGCGGCGTCGGTAGCGCTCGGCGCGGCGTCGGGGCGAGTGCTGGGGACGTACCTCCACGGGCTGTTCGAGAACGAGAGCGCGCGGGAGGCGTTCGTGGATTCGGTGTTCGAATCGGCCGAGAGAGAGCGTCCAGCGGCGATTTACGACGGGTCGCGGTCGCCGTACGACCGCGCGGCGGCTCTCGTCGCCGACCACGTCGACCTCGCGGCGCTCGGACTGCCGGAGTAG
- a CDS encoding DUF7344 domain-containing protein translates to MSSDSIDLSGWKRGGRPDSQSREALFTTLANGIRRETVSILLDNRTSIAVRELATQVAERAFETPDASERKQVHVSLVHQHLPTLETAGFVTYDSESKTVEVSAELLSHQYAVATVLSAVDAQSSDTVDEELEALANRRRRVVLSVLDGSPALSLDELAARVVERELEAEATETDAVRTERVRDDVRTMLHHTHLPKLHAFDFVRYDSETQTVERGQNGFADRLGTLALPVAGR, encoded by the coding sequence ATGAGTTCAGATTCGATCGACCTGTCGGGTTGGAAGAGGGGCGGCAGACCGGATAGTCAGTCCCGAGAGGCGCTGTTCACGACGCTCGCGAACGGTATCCGACGGGAGACGGTATCGATTCTCCTCGACAATCGAACGTCGATCGCAGTGCGCGAGTTGGCCACGCAGGTGGCCGAACGAGCGTTCGAGACGCCGGACGCGAGCGAGCGGAAGCAAGTTCACGTCTCGCTCGTCCACCAGCACCTGCCGACGCTCGAAACCGCCGGGTTCGTGACGTACGACTCCGAGTCGAAGACCGTCGAGGTGAGCGCGGAACTCCTCTCTCACCAGTACGCAGTCGCGACGGTGTTATCGGCGGTCGACGCCCAGTCGTCCGACACGGTCGACGAGGAGTTGGAAGCGCTTGCAAACCGGCGACGACGGGTCGTGCTCTCGGTGCTTGACGGCTCGCCCGCCCTTTCGCTCGACGAACTCGCGGCGCGCGTCGTCGAGCGCGAACTCGAAGCGGAGGCGACAGAGACCGACGCGGTACGAACGGAGCGCGTTAGAGACGACGTTCGCACGATGCTCCACCACACGCACCTCCCGAAACTGCACGCGTTCGACTTCGTCCGCTACGACTCGGAGACGCAGACGGTCGAACGAGGTCAGAACGGCTTCGCCGACCGCCTCGGTACGCTCGCCCTCCCGGTCGCCGGA